One Epinephelus fuscoguttatus linkage group LG10, E.fuscoguttatus.final_Chr_v1 genomic window carries:
- the LOC125896193 gene encoding AP-1 complex subunit sigma-2 isoform X6, protein MQFMLLFSRQGKLRLQKWYVPLSDKEKKKITRELVQTVLARKPKMCSFLEWRDLKIVYKRYASLYFCCAIEDQDNELITLEIIHRYVELLDKYFGSVCELDIIFNFEKAYFILDEFLLGGEAQETSKKNVLKAIEQADLLQEKCSMK, encoded by the exons ATGCAGTTCATGCTTCTATTCAGCCGACAAGGCAAGCTCAGGCTTCAGAAGTGGTACGTGCCTTTGTCTGataaggagaaaaagaagatcACCAGGGAGTTGGTGCAGACGGTCCTGGCTCGAAAGCCCAAAATGTGCAGCTTTCTAGAGTGGAGGGACCTCAAGATCGTATATAAGAG atatgCCAGCCTGTACTTCTGCTGTGCCATCGAGGACCAGGACAACGAGCTCATCACACTGGAGATCATCCACAGATATGTGGAGCTGCTGGACAAATACTTTGGCAGT GTTTGTGAGCTGGACATTATTTTCAACTTTGAGAAGGCTTACTTCATCCTGGATGAATTCCTGCTGGGTGGTGAAGCTCAGGAGACGTCCAAAAAGAACGTATTGAAGGCCATTGAGCAGGCCGACTTGTTACAGGAG
- the LOC125896193 gene encoding AP-1 complex subunit sigma-2 isoform X5 yields MQFMLLFSRQGKLRLQKWYVPLSDKEKKKITRELVQTVLARKPKMCSFLEWRDLKIVYKRYASLYFCCAIEDQDNELITLEIIHRYVELLDKYFGSVCELDIIFNFEKAYFILDEFLLGGEAQETSKKNVLKAIEQADLLQEPRHEYFNVPVY; encoded by the exons ATGCAGTTCATGCTTCTATTCAGCCGACAAGGCAAGCTCAGGCTTCAGAAGTGGTACGTGCCTTTGTCTGataaggagaaaaagaagatcACCAGGGAGTTGGTGCAGACGGTCCTGGCTCGAAAGCCCAAAATGTGCAGCTTTCTAGAGTGGAGGGACCTCAAGATCGTATATAAGAG atatgCCAGCCTGTACTTCTGCTGTGCCATCGAGGACCAGGACAACGAGCTCATCACACTGGAGATCATCCACAGATATGTGGAGCTGCTGGACAAATACTTTGGCAGT GTTTGTGAGCTGGACATTATTTTCAACTTTGAGAAGGCTTACTTCATCCTGGATGAATTCCTGCTGGGTGGTGAAGCTCAGGAGACGTCCAAAAAGAACGTATTGAAGGCCATTGAGCAGGCCGACTTGTTACAGGAG CCCCGTCATGAGTACTTTAATGTGCCTGTGTACTGA
- the LOC125896193 gene encoding AP-1 complex subunit sigma-2 isoform X4, producing MQFMLLFSRQGKLRLQKWYVPLSDKEKKKITRELVQTVLARKPKMCSFLEWRDLKIVYKRYASLYFCCAIEDQDNELITLEIIHRYVELLDKYFGSVCELDIIFNFEKAYFILDEFLLGGEAQETSKKNVLKAIEQADLLQENIDFQMRLFAEPE from the exons ATGCAGTTCATGCTTCTATTCAGCCGACAAGGCAAGCTCAGGCTTCAGAAGTGGTACGTGCCTTTGTCTGataaggagaaaaagaagatcACCAGGGAGTTGGTGCAGACGGTCCTGGCTCGAAAGCCCAAAATGTGCAGCTTTCTAGAGTGGAGGGACCTCAAGATCGTATATAAGAG atatgCCAGCCTGTACTTCTGCTGTGCCATCGAGGACCAGGACAACGAGCTCATCACACTGGAGATCATCCACAGATATGTGGAGCTGCTGGACAAATACTTTGGCAGT GTTTGTGAGCTGGACATTATTTTCAACTTTGAGAAGGCTTACTTCATCCTGGATGAATTCCTGCTGGGTGGTGAAGCTCAGGAGACGTCCAAAAAGAACGTATTGAAGGCCATTGAGCAGGCCGACTTGTTACAGGAG AATATAGACTTTCAGATGCGCCTATTTGCAG AGCCAGAGTGA
- the LOC125896193 gene encoding AP-1 complex subunit sigma-2 isoform X2, whose amino-acid sequence MQFMLLFSRQGKLRLQKWYVPLSDKEKKKITRELVQTVLARKPKMCSFLEWRDLKIVYKRYASLYFCCAIEDQDNELITLEIIHRYVELLDKYFGSVCELDIIFNFEKAYFILDEFLLGGEAQETSKKNVLKAIEQADLLQESQSEDWGSLPNEEVL is encoded by the exons ATGCAGTTCATGCTTCTATTCAGCCGACAAGGCAAGCTCAGGCTTCAGAAGTGGTACGTGCCTTTGTCTGataaggagaaaaagaagatcACCAGGGAGTTGGTGCAGACGGTCCTGGCTCGAAAGCCCAAAATGTGCAGCTTTCTAGAGTGGAGGGACCTCAAGATCGTATATAAGAG atatgCCAGCCTGTACTTCTGCTGTGCCATCGAGGACCAGGACAACGAGCTCATCACACTGGAGATCATCCACAGATATGTGGAGCTGCTGGACAAATACTTTGGCAGT GTTTGTGAGCTGGACATTATTTTCAACTTTGAGAAGGCTTACTTCATCCTGGATGAATTCCTGCTGGGTGGTGAAGCTCAGGAGACGTCCAAAAAGAACGTATTGAAGGCCATTGAGCAGGCCGACTTGTTACAGGAG AGCCAGAGTGAAGACTGGGGAAGTTTGCCAAATGAGGAGGTCTTGTAA
- the LOC125896193 gene encoding AP-1 complex subunit sigma-2 isoform X1, whose translation MQFMLLFSRQGKLRLQKWYVPLSDKEKKKITRELVQTVLARKPKMCSFLEWRDLKIVYKRYASLYFCCAIEDQDNELITLEIIHRYVELLDKYFGSVCELDIIFNFEKAYFILDEFLLGGEAQETSKKNVLKAIEQADLLQENIDFQMRLFAGVMVPNMVSESSGLFQN comes from the exons ATGCAGTTCATGCTTCTATTCAGCCGACAAGGCAAGCTCAGGCTTCAGAAGTGGTACGTGCCTTTGTCTGataaggagaaaaagaagatcACCAGGGAGTTGGTGCAGACGGTCCTGGCTCGAAAGCCCAAAATGTGCAGCTTTCTAGAGTGGAGGGACCTCAAGATCGTATATAAGAG atatgCCAGCCTGTACTTCTGCTGTGCCATCGAGGACCAGGACAACGAGCTCATCACACTGGAGATCATCCACAGATATGTGGAGCTGCTGGACAAATACTTTGGCAGT GTTTGTGAGCTGGACATTATTTTCAACTTTGAGAAGGCTTACTTCATCCTGGATGAATTCCTGCTGGGTGGTGAAGCTCAGGAGACGTCCAAAAAGAACGTATTGAAGGCCATTGAGCAGGCCGACTTGTTACAGGAG AATATAGACTTTCAGATGCGCCTATTTGCAG GTGTGATGGTCCCAAATATGGTCTCTGAGTCCTCTGGTCTTTTCCAGAATTAG
- the LOC125896193 gene encoding AP-1 complex subunit sigma-2 isoform X3 has translation MQFMLLFSRQGKLRLQKWYVPLSDKEKKKITRELVQTVLARKPKMCSFLEWRDLKIVYKRYASLYFCCAIEDQDNELITLEIIHRYVELLDKYFGSVCELDIIFNFEKAYFILDEFLLGGEAQETSKKNVLKAIEQADLLQEEAETPRSVLEEIGLT, from the exons ATGCAGTTCATGCTTCTATTCAGCCGACAAGGCAAGCTCAGGCTTCAGAAGTGGTACGTGCCTTTGTCTGataaggagaaaaagaagatcACCAGGGAGTTGGTGCAGACGGTCCTGGCTCGAAAGCCCAAAATGTGCAGCTTTCTAGAGTGGAGGGACCTCAAGATCGTATATAAGAG atatgCCAGCCTGTACTTCTGCTGTGCCATCGAGGACCAGGACAACGAGCTCATCACACTGGAGATCATCCACAGATATGTGGAGCTGCTGGACAAATACTTTGGCAGT GTTTGTGAGCTGGACATTATTTTCAACTTTGAGAAGGCTTACTTCATCCTGGATGAATTCCTGCTGGGTGGTGAAGCTCAGGAGACGTCCAAAAAGAACGTATTGAAGGCCATTGAGCAGGCCGACTTGTTACAGGAG